From Acidimicrobiia bacterium:
CCGGGAGCAGGGCGTGTCGATCCACGACAAGCACATCGAGGTGATCGTTCGCCAGATGCTGCGCCGGGTCGTGGTGCTCGAGGCCGGCGACTCCCCGTTCCTGCCCGGCGAGAAGGCCGACGCGCGGCGCTACGCCGACACGAACCGCCGTCTCACCGAGGAGGGCAAGGAGCCGGCGCAGGGTCGGCCCGAGCTCATGGGCATCACGAAGGCGTCGCTCGCCACCGACTCGTGGCTGTCGGCCGCGTCGTTCCAGGAAACCACGCGAGTGCTCACCGAGGCGGCGATCGAGAGCCGCTTCGACGACCTCGCGGGACTCAAGGAGAACGTGATCATCGGCAAGCTCATCCCGGCCGGGACGGGCATGCCGCGGTACAACGAGATCCGGACGCTCGCGCCCGACTACGAGCCGCTGCCGTTCTACTCGTCCGACGACGACGGCGACCTCGCCGACTGGCTGCGCGACAGCTCGAGCCCGGCCCAGCCGGACCTCGCGCTGCTGCAGGCCGTGGGCGGGGGCGACGGCGACCAGGCCGGAGCGAGCGGCGGAGACTGATCACGGCGTACTGCCCGACTGTTTGACCGAGGGCCAAAGGGGGCCATATCCTTCCCCGTTGGCCCTCGGCCGGACGGCCCGTTCGCGTCGTCGACGCGGGGCCGTCGTTCTTCGTCCGAACCCAGCAATCCTCCTGTAGGGAGTCGCGTGCCCACGATCGCCCAACTCGTCCGCAAAGGGCGGGAGACGAAGCCGGAGAAGACCAAGACTCCGGCGTTGAAGAGCTCACCGCAGCGGCGGGGCGTCTGCACGCGCGTGTTCACGCACACGCCGAAGAAGCCGAACTCCGCGCTCCGCAAGGTCGCGCGTGTTCGCCTCACCACCGGCGTCGAGGTGACCGCCTACATCCCCGGCATCGGTCACAACCTGCAGGAGCACTCGATCGTGCTCGTGCGCGGCGGCCGTGTGAAGGACCTTCCGGGCGTCCGCTACAAGATCGTGCGCGGCGCGCTCGACGCGAGCGGCGTCGCGAACCGCAAGCAGGCCCGCAGCCGCTACGGCGCGAAGAAGGACTAGTCGATGCCCCGCAAAGGTCCCGCGCCGCGCCGCGAGCTCATGCCCGACCCGATCTACCGGTCGGTCGTCGTCACCCAGGTCGTCAACAAGGTGCTGTTGTCGGGCAAGCGCTCGACGGCCGAGCACATCGTCTACTCCGCGCTCCAGGACATCGAGCGCAAGACCGGCGGCGAGCCGGTCGCGGTGCTCAAGCGCGCGGTCGAGAACGTCCGGCCCGTGCTCGAGGTGAAGAGCCGCCGGGTCGGCGGCGCGACCTACCAGGTGCCGGTCGAGGTCCGGCCCCGGCGGGCGACCACCCTCGCGATCCGCTGGCTGATCGGCTACAGCCGGCAGCGCCGGGAGAAGACGATGTCGGAGCGGCTCGCCGGCGAGCTCCTCGACGCCAGCAACGGCATCGGGGCGTCGATCAAGCGCAAGGACGATCTCCAGAAGATGGCCGAATCCAACAAGGCGTTCGCCCACTACCGCTGGTAGCGCAGGCGACCGGCCGTTCAAGCCCAGGGATCAGGCACCGATGAGAATTCGAGCGGTGATGCAGGAGCAGGCGACGCCCTAGCCTGACGGTTGCGCCTGGCGGACGAAGTCCGCATTCCTGACGGCCGGGCCTCTGTGCCCGGCCGAACGCTGTTCGCAGAGCTTCGAGCTGAAGGAAATGTCATGCCCCGCGAGTTCCCCCTCGAGAAGACCCGCAACATCGGCATCATGGCGCACATCGACGCGGGCAAGACCACGACGACCGAGCGCATCCTCTTCTACACCGGTCGCAGCTACAAGATCGGTGAGGTGCACGAGGGCGCCGCGATCATGGACCACATGGTCCAGGAGCAGGAGCGCGGCATCACGATCACGTCGGCCGCGACGACCTGCCAGTGGCGGGACTGCCAGATCAACATCATCGACACGCCCGGCCACGTCGACTTCACGGTCGAGGTCGAGCGGTCGTTGCGCGTCCTCGACGGCGCGGTCGCGGTGTTCGACGCGGTCGCGGGCGTCGAGCCGCAGACCGAGACGGTGTGGCGTCAGGCCGACAAGTACTCGGTCCCGCGCATTTGCTTCGTCAACAAGATGGACCGCGTCGGCGCCGACTTCTTCCGCTGCGTCGACATGATGAAAGACCGCCTCGCCGCGACGACCGCGGTGACGCAACTCCCGATCGGCGCGGAGAGCGAGTTCCGCGGTGTGATCG
This genomic window contains:
- the rpsG gene encoding 30S ribosomal protein S7, which codes for MPRKGPAPRRELMPDPIYRSVVVTQVVNKVLLSGKRSTAEHIVYSALQDIERKTGGEPVAVLKRAVENVRPVLEVKSRRVGGATYQVPVEVRPRRATTLAIRWLIGYSRQRREKTMSERLAGELLDASNGIGASIKRKDDLQKMAESNKAFAHYRW
- the rpsL gene encoding 30S ribosomal protein S12, producing the protein MPTIAQLVRKGRETKPEKTKTPALKSSPQRRGVCTRVFTHTPKKPNSALRKVARVRLTTGVEVTAYIPGIGHNLQEHSIVLVRGGRVKDLPGVRYKIVRGALDASGVANRKQARSRYGAKKD